From one Triticum urartu cultivar G1812 chromosome 3, Tu2.1, whole genome shotgun sequence genomic stretch:
- the LOC125542635 gene encoding uncharacterized protein LOC125542635 isoform X2: protein MSTLPSPPPARPTPPAQTTISALCDDLLRKIFARLPDLPNLARAAFSCRAFLRAVRSDPAFRRRFRSLRPPPLLAFFLEMYMDLVLVYPSPWRPSDTGLADAFRGADFFKTRRMGGLKHADDPGWEFDYMLGDEIQIAHRK from the coding sequence ATGTCCACCCTACCATCACCGCCGCCGGCGAGACCCACGCCGCCCGCTCAAACCACCATCAGCGCTCTCTGCGACGACCTGCTCCGCAAGATCTTCGCCCGCCTCCCCGACCTCCCGAACCTCGCCCGCGCCGCCTTCTCCTGCCGCGCCTTCCTCCGCGCCGTCCGCTCGGACCCCGCCTTCCGCCGCCGCTTCCGCTCGCTCCGCCCGCCGCCCCTCCTCGCGTTCTTCCTCGAAATGTACATGGATCTGGTCCTGGTCTACCCTTCCCCCTGGCGCCCCTCCGACACGGGCCTCGCCGACGCCTTCCGCGGCGCCGATTTCTTCAAGACCCGCCGCATGGGCGGCCTCAAGCACGCCGACGACCCCGGGTGGGAGTTCGACTACATGTTGGGCGACGAGATCCAAATCGCCCACCGGAAGTAG
- the LOC125542635 gene encoding uncharacterized protein LOC125542635 isoform X1 gives MEWQIFPRVETKALGLVPKNARSSINPGKVVDGFIYWIFPKGAGMLVLNATTSQFHRMHMPPPLSTVLSTFKLGQTKDGKLCIVHLNFEGINDGMLFVWLWGKDSDGVERWMFDKSFPLCAIVEFINCSMVIHSEVGILSVIDGFVYLSVAECRNRSNSPEWFLSFCLETSELHQLFEGPYQSHHDAHPYVMPWPPSLVYNKDDSETKVTKNCVAEDSPVGKEKPRSILITALQSFKEALIDDDEANTTEAAAFFTIEDEKMSLVRKITTLDLRLTNARDHVLRLSADSAKSNIPCLDDDCHFCFLSQIHS, from the exons ATGGAGTGGCAAATTTTCCCTCGGGTGGAAACAAAGGCCCTGGGCCTGGTGCCCAAGAATGCCAGAAGCTCTATAAACCCTGGTAAGGTGGTTGATGGATTCATCTACTGGATATTTCCGAAGGGTGCCGGTATGCTCGTGCTCAATGCGACGACATCTCAGTTCCACCGAATGCATATGCCGCCGCCCTTGAGTACGGTGCTCTCTACATTCAAGCTTGGCCAGACCAAGGACGGGAAGCTCTGTATCGTGCACTTAAATTTTGAGGGCATCAATGACGGGATGCTTTTTGTTTGGTTGTGGGGAAAAGACAGCGATGGAGTGGAGAGATGGATGTTTGACAAGTCGTTTCCATTGTGCGCAATTGTTGAGTTCATTAATTGTTCAATGGTAATTCATTCTGAAGTAGGAATTTTGTCAGTTATTGATGGCTTTGTGTACCTGTCGGTTGCTGAATGTCGGAACCGTAGTAATTCTCCAGAGTGGTTCCTATCATTTTGCCTGGAAACTTCAGAACTGCATCAGCTCTTTGAGGGCCCATATCAGAGTCATCATGATGCCCATCCCTATGTCATGCCGTGGCCTCCTTCTTTGGTATACAACAAG GATGATTCAGAAACTAAAGTTACTAAAAACTGTGTTGCAGAGGATAGTCCTGTGGGCAAAGAAAAACCTCGTTCTATCCTTATCACAGCATTGCAATCTTTCAAAGAAGCTTTGATTGATGATGATGAAGCAAATACTACCGAGGCAGCAGCCTTTTTCACAATTGAGGATGAGAAGATGTCTCTCGTGAGAAAAATCACTACTTTGGATTTACGATTGACAAATGCAAGAGATCATGTCCTGAGGTTAAGTGCCGACTCTGCTAAATCCAATATACCATGTCTTGATGATGATTGCCACTTCTGCTTTCTTTCACAAATTCACAGTTAG
- the LOC125546601 gene encoding uncharacterized protein LOC125546601: MAMAGSDQAAGWMMLDRFIYHRGEEGDCDGWCFPDESTAPLRATSSTSLGQPFDVAIPHAEPPAVSRLYLRWPGDTKRRGAELAVAHRDLLLFRLVYFGLHLMFDNFVCVASSDPAPHIEFKRLPLCTIPMVLPPFFKEDTEAITTRRHFLPNTLGLVRGSSPGHEDEFVVAQLASITKIPGPDDMMEAEVCMIRSRVSATDDDGTWELHKIPIQHKEHQYWRLVDWSTSAVTTFNNRICWISYYTGGILFYDVFAETPTISYLGLLTHHRPGYRERGFLEVNRSICVTGGGDLLKYTSVVRTDGRLCGPLEPRQGYKIITDVLKATESVDMEWDRDTFVTAYEFWRHNTSERLPRDAVPKYPLVSMDDPSIIHFLLSEEREKINKVSVVTMDMVTNKMISVVPYINGEEDLDGEDADMVREKSHLLKSFLTSEFPKFLNLTRYKSVMV; encoded by the exons ATGGCCATGGCTGGATCCGACCAGGCTGCTGGCTGGATGATGCTGGACCGCTTCATCTACCACAGGGGCGAGGAGGGCGACTGCGACGGCTGGTGCTTCCCGGACGAATCCACGGCGCCCCTGAGGGCCACCTCGTCCACCTCCCTCGGCCAGCCCTTCGACGTCGCCATCCCCCACGCCGAGCCCCCCGCAGTCTCCCGCCTCTACCTGCGGTGGCCCGGCGACACCAAACGAAGGGGCGCCGAGCTGGCTGTCGCACACCGCGACCTCCTTCTCTTCCGGCTCGTCTACTTTGGCCTCCACCTCATGTTTGACAACTTCGTTTGCGTGGCATCCTCAGATCCTGCGCCGCACATCGAGTTCAAACGCCTCCCCCTTTGCACCATACCAATGGTCTTGCCTCCGTTTTTCAAGGAAGACACGGAGGCAATCACTACACGTCGACACTTTTTGCCCAACACTCTAGGGCTCGTTCGTGGATCATCCCCTGGCCATGAAGATGAGTTTGTCGTCGCACAGCTGGCTAGTATCACTAAGATACCAGGCCCAGACGACATGATGGAAGCTGAAGTGTGCATGATCCGCTCTCGTGTATCAGCTACGGATGATGATGGCACATGGGAGCTTCATAAGATACCCATCCAGCACAAGGAGCATCAATACTGGAGACTCGTTGATTGGTCGACTAGCGCTGTCACCACGTTCAACAACCGTATTTGCTGGATTTCCTACTACACAGGAGGTATTCTATTTTATGATGTATTTGCAGAAACGCCTACCATCTCTTATCTAGGGTTACTTACCCATCACCGTCCTGGATACCGAGAAAGAGGTTTCCTTGAGGTGAACCGCAGCATATGTGTCACTGGTGGGGGTGATCTTCTCAAGTATACTTCTGTTGTTCGCACCGATGGTCGGCTCTGTGGCCCACTTGAACCTCGCCAGGGTTATAAAATTATCACAGATGTTTTGAAGGCAACGGAGAGTGTTGACATGGAGTGGGACCGGGATACGTTTGTGACAGCTTATGAATTCTGGCGTCACAACACCTCTGAACGTCTCCCGCGCGATGCTGTCCCCAAGTACCCTCTTGTCAGCATGGACGACCCTAGTATTATACACTTTTTGCTGTCTGAGGAAAGAGAGAAGATTAACAAGGTTTCGGTTGTTACCATGGATATGGTTACCAACAAAATGATTTCAGTTGTTCCATATATTAATGGAGAGGAAGACCTCGATGGCGAAGATGCCGACATGGTCAGAGAAAAATCACACCTTCTCAAGTCCTTCCTTACATCGGAGTTCCCCAAGTTTCTGAATCTCACAAG ATACAAGTCAGTGATGGTGTAG